Proteins from one Flavobacterium sp. N2038 genomic window:
- a CDS encoding HupE/UreJ family protein — protein MSEFWIYFQIGLKHVLDINAYDHVLFLIALTVPYTFKDWKRILLLVSVFTIGHTVALILSVFGIIAVKVNLVEFLIPITILITALYHLFTAGKATKNDGVNLIFFVTLFFGIIHGLGFSNYFKTILGGSASSKLIPLGEFALGIEAAQLVVVFVVLVLSYIVQTVFRFSKRDWVLVMSAFIVGVVIPMIIESPIWNR, from the coding sequence ATGTCAGAATTTTGGATTTATTTTCAAATAGGATTAAAACATGTTTTAGATATAAACGCCTACGATCATGTTCTTTTTTTAATTGCCCTAACAGTTCCTTACACATTTAAAGACTGGAAGCGTATTTTGCTTTTGGTTTCTGTTTTTACAATTGGTCATACCGTTGCATTGATACTTTCTGTTTTTGGAATTATAGCAGTAAAAGTTAATCTTGTTGAATTTTTAATTCCGATAACGATTTTGATTACAGCTTTATATCACTTATTTACTGCTGGTAAAGCAACAAAAAACGATGGTGTAAATCTGATCTTTTTCGTAACATTGTTTTTTGGAATCATACACGGACTTGGATTCTCAAACTATTTTAAAACTATTTTAGGAGGATCTGCAAGTTCAAAATTAATACCTTTAGGCGAATTTGCTTTAGGAATCGAAGCTGCACAGCTTGTTGTTGTTTTCGTTGTTTTGGTATTATCATATATAGTTCAGACTGTATTTCGTTTTTCAAAGCGCGACTGGGTACTTGTAATGTCTGCTTTTATTGTTGGAGTTGTAATTCCGATGATTATTGAAAGCCCAATATGGAACAGATAA
- a CDS encoding DUF3109 family protein, translated as MFQLGKTIVSEDILEKEFVCNLSACKGACCVDGDAGAPLNEEETRILEEIYPKVKPFLRKEGIAAIEAQGTWVKGTDGDLETTLIDNKDCAYVIFDGKTALCGIEQAYNQGIVDWKKPVSCHLYPIRVKDFTEFAAVNYDKWDICDDACSLGKELEVPVYKFVKEALIRRFGQDWYLELEKVAEELKNS; from the coding sequence ATGTTTCAACTAGGAAAAACCATCGTATCCGAGGATATACTCGAAAAAGAATTTGTTTGTAATTTGTCAGCTTGCAAAGGAGCCTGTTGTGTCGACGGAGATGCCGGCGCGCCTTTGAATGAAGAAGAAACCAGAATTCTGGAAGAGATTTATCCAAAAGTTAAACCCTTTTTAAGAAAAGAGGGAATCGCCGCTATTGAAGCTCAGGGAACCTGGGTTAAAGGAACAGACGGCGATCTTGAGACAACCCTAATTGATAATAAGGATTGTGCTTATGTTATTTTTGATGGCAAAACTGCACTTTGCGGAATTGAGCAAGCCTATAATCAGGGAATCGTAGACTGGAAAAAACCAGTGTCTTGTCATTTATACCCAATCCGTGTGAAAGACTTTACAGAATTTGCTGCGGTAAATTATGATAAATGGGATATTTGCGATGATGCCTGTTCTTTAGGAAAAGAATTGGAAGTTCCGGTATATAAATTTGTGAAAGAAGCTTTAATCCGCCGCTTTGGTCAGGATTGGTATCTGGAACTTGAAAAAGTAGCAGAAGAGCTTAAAAATTCTTAA
- a CDS encoding deoxycytidylate deaminase, giving the protein MEVKKLNKYDKAYLRIAKEWSLLSYCKRKQVGAIIVKDRMIISDGYNGTPTGFENCCEDEEGLTRWDVLHAEANAILKVARSTQSCEGATLYITLSPCKECSKLIHQSGIKRVVYKDGYRDDSGIQFLIKAGIEVEHIPVLEE; this is encoded by the coding sequence ATGGAAGTAAAAAAATTAAATAAGTACGATAAAGCCTATTTGAGAATTGCCAAAGAGTGGAGTCTTTTATCGTATTGCAAACGTAAACAAGTTGGAGCTATTATAGTTAAAGACAGAATGATTATTTCTGATGGCTATAACGGAACGCCAACTGGTTTTGAAAATTGCTGTGAAGATGAAGAAGGATTAACACGCTGGGATGTATTGCACGCTGAGGCAAATGCAATTTTAAAAGTAGCAAGATCAACACAATCCTGTGAAGGAGCCACTTTATATATTACACTTTCTCCATGCAAAGAATGCAGCAAATTAATACATCAGTCAGGAATAAAAAGAGTGGTGTATAAAGATGGATATCGAGATGATTCCGGAATTCAATTTTTAATAAAAGCAGGGATTGAAGTAGAACATATTCCTGTTCTGGAAGAGTAA
- a CDS encoding DUF4412 domain-containing protein has translation MKKMMFVIVFLCLLFSFNSSQAQIWQQIKKAAQQKDQKGNGTTADQNVSMENAVLGYGKNKVDPSVVPNTYVFNWKYVMEIKANEGKAMNAEYFLEPNASYFGMNMSQGQGQNMLMIMDAGKNITVTAFGNGKEKMASASKMPDYSEMAKKEGEKSKFTIKTLPNKTFLGYNCKGVQMTNDEYDIVCYYTSEAKVSFGDMFKKQKNWKMPDELANYFKPDDRTLLMDMTMKDLKGKGKVTTMKCISLEKSAYTFNKADYKFM, from the coding sequence ATGAAAAAGATGATGTTTGTTATAGTTTTCTTGTGTTTGTTGTTTTCATTCAATAGTTCACAAGCCCAAATCTGGCAGCAAATTAAAAAAGCAGCGCAACAAAAAGATCAAAAAGGTAATGGCACCACTGCTGATCAAAATGTAAGTATGGAAAATGCAGTTTTGGGTTATGGAAAGAATAAAGTTGATCCATCGGTTGTTCCAAATACGTATGTTTTTAACTGGAAGTATGTTATGGAGATTAAAGCCAATGAAGGTAAGGCAATGAATGCTGAATATTTTTTGGAACCAAATGCATCTTATTTTGGAATGAATATGTCACAGGGACAGGGACAAAATATGTTGATGATTATGGATGCGGGAAAAAATATTACGGTAACAGCTTTTGGAAATGGTAAAGAAAAAATGGCATCAGCATCAAAAATGCCTGATTATTCTGAAATGGCAAAGAAAGAAGGTGAGAAGTCAAAATTTACAATCAAAACATTGCCAAATAAAACTTTTCTGGGGTATAACTGCAAAGGGGTACAAATGACAAATGATGAATATGATATTGTCTGTTATTATACAAGCGAGGCCAAAGTAAGTTTTGGAGATATGTTTAAAAAACAGAAAAATTGGAAAATGCCCGATGAGCTGGCTAATTACTTTAAACCCGACGACCGCACCTTGCTGATGGATATGACCATGAAAGATTTGAAGGGTAAAGGAAAAGTAACAACCATGAAATGCATAAGTCTGGAAAAAAGTGCTTATACCTTTAATAAAGCGGACTATAAGTTTATGTAG
- a CDS encoding helix-turn-helix domain-containing protein, giving the protein MNKIVGNNLKILRKSKNMSQEEVADRLNISQSAYARMERGESSSWASHFNKICQVFEITPEELVKKELGDAVFESLMNTELQTEIAMLSVYRKIIRQYELQIEDLKIIIRNLNKRKN; this is encoded by the coding sequence ATGAATAAGATTGTAGGTAATAACTTAAAAATATTGCGAAAATCTAAAAACATGTCGCAGGAAGAGGTTGCAGATCGTTTAAATATTTCGCAGTCTGCTTATGCAAGAATGGAGCGTGGTGAAAGCAGTTCATGGGCAAGCCATTTTAATAAAATTTGCCAGGTATTTGAAATAACTCCTGAAGAATTAGTTAAAAAAGAATTAGGAGATGCTGTGTTTGAAAGTTTAATGAATACAGAACTTCAAACTGAAATTGCAATGTTAAGCGTATACCGGAAAATAATAAGACAATATGAATTACAAATTGAAGATCTAAAAATAATTATTAGAAATCTTAATAAGAGGAAAAACTAA
- a CDS encoding S41 family peptidase gives MKFNSKYLPIVIGATLALGIVLGSVMNAPADDQFLAKNYSKTKLNKLIDFINNEYVDSINTDSIVNLTVDNILSKLDPHSVYIPPSEQAEVAESMKGDFVGIGINFYMYKDSVAIIKPVENGPSARAGLKSGDRILFAGKTKLYGRKLPSDSLFSKLKGLQGSEIELTVFRKSEQKKLKFKVKRDVIPIKSVDASLMVGSNTGYIKINRFAETTFNEFKTGLTNLKQKGIQSLVIDLRDNGGGYMEEAIAIADEFLKDKQLIVFTKNKNGTTEKTYATKAGSFETGKVYVLINENSASASEILAGAIQDNDRGTIVGRRSFGKGLVQREMDFNDGSAVRLTVARYYTPTGRSIQKPYKKGNEDYFKESESRVKSGELYAKDSIKVADSLKFKTPKGKIVYGGGGIVPDVFVPLEAEHGNENVAYLLQTGIVGHFVFEELDKNRDAFSGLKFAAFLEKMKTTDVYFKKFKNYIFMTGLDLKLDKTRALVDRYITAEFARQLYGEMYYYDVVLKEDAMIKKILNPKK, from the coding sequence ATGAAATTTAATTCAAAATATTTGCCAATCGTTATCGGAGCGACTCTTGCTCTTGGTATAGTTCTCGGAAGCGTGATGAATGCTCCCGCAGATGATCAGTTTTTGGCTAAAAATTACTCTAAAACCAAACTTAATAAACTGATCGATTTTATTAACAACGAATATGTCGACAGTATCAATACAGATTCTATTGTAAACCTTACAGTAGATAATATCTTGTCAAAATTAGATCCGCACTCTGTTTATATTCCGCCAAGTGAGCAAGCTGAAGTAGCCGAAAGTATGAAAGGTGATTTCGTGGGAATCGGGATCAATTTTTATATGTACAAAGATTCTGTAGCCATAATTAAACCGGTAGAAAATGGTCCGTCGGCAAGAGCAGGTTTAAAATCTGGTGACCGAATTTTATTTGCAGGAAAAACAAAATTATATGGGCGTAAACTTCCTTCAGATAGTTTGTTTTCCAAATTAAAAGGGTTGCAAGGTTCTGAAATTGAGTTAACCGTCTTTAGGAAATCAGAACAAAAAAAGCTTAAGTTCAAGGTAAAAAGAGATGTTATTCCGATAAAAAGTGTCGATGCATCTTTAATGGTTGGAAGTAATACAGGTTATATCAAAATCAATCGTTTTGCCGAAACCACTTTTAATGAATTCAAAACCGGTCTAACAAACTTAAAACAAAAAGGGATTCAATCTTTGGTTATTGATCTACGCGATAATGGCGGAGGTTATATGGAAGAAGCTATAGCTATCGCCGATGAATTTTTGAAAGACAAACAGTTAATTGTTTTTACTAAAAATAAAAATGGCACTACAGAGAAAACCTATGCTACAAAAGCAGGAAGCTTTGAGACTGGAAAAGTATATGTTTTAATTAATGAAAATAGCGCTTCTGCGAGCGAAATTTTGGCAGGAGCTATTCAGGATAATGATCGCGGAACCATTGTTGGACGTCGTTCTTTTGGTAAAGGTTTAGTGCAAAGAGAAATGGATTTCAATGACGGGTCGGCAGTTAGGTTAACCGTAGCACGATATTATACACCAACCGGAAGATCTATTCAGAAACCGTATAAAAAAGGGAACGAAGATTATTTTAAAGAATCAGAATCACGTGTTAAATCTGGTGAGCTTTATGCAAAAGACAGTATAAAAGTGGCCGATTCTTTAAAATTTAAAACCCCAAAAGGTAAAATCGTTTATGGAGGCGGTGGAATTGTTCCGGATGTTTTTGTTCCGCTGGAAGCAGAGCACGGAAATGAAAACGTTGCCTATTTATTACAGACCGGAATTGTGGGGCATTTTGTTTTTGAAGAACTGGATAAAAACAGAGATGCTTTTTCCGGATTAAAATTTGCTGCCTTTTTAGAGAAAATGAAAACGACTGATGTTTACTTCAAGAAATTCAAAAACTACATTTTTATGACGGGTCTGGATTTAAAATTAGATAAAACAAGAGCATTGGTAGATCGTTATATCACAGCAGAATTTGCACGACAATTGTACGGCGAAATGTATTACTACGATGTGGTTTTGAAAGAAGATGCGATGATTAAAAAGATTCTGAATCCGAAAAAATAA
- the fbp gene encoding class 1 fructose-bisphosphatase, which translates to MEERNKTLGEFIIENQKAFQYSSGELSRIINSIRLAAKVVNYKVNKAGLVDIIGAAGEQNVQGEDQQKLDVYANEVFIQTLINREIVCGIASEENDDFITVQGSDNSHNNKYVILMDPLDGSSNIDVNVSVGTIFSVFRRITPIGTPVTSEDFLQPGINQVAAGYVIYGTSTMLVYTTGHGVNGFTLNPAIGTFYLSHPNMKFPEKGNIYSVNEGNYVHFPQGVKNYIKYCQREEEDRPYTSRYIGSLVADFHRNMIKGGIYIYPTSSKAPKGKLRLLYECNPMAFIAEQAGGKATDGFGRIMEIQPTELHQRVPFFCGSHSMVEKAEEFMAAE; encoded by the coding sequence ATGGAAGAACGCAATAAAACACTGGGAGAGTTTATTATTGAGAACCAAAAAGCATTTCAGTATTCGTCGGGGGAGCTTTCCCGAATCATTAACTCTATACGTTTGGCGGCAAAAGTCGTAAACTATAAAGTAAACAAAGCCGGACTAGTGGACATTATTGGTGCCGCAGGCGAACAGAATGTTCAGGGAGAAGACCAGCAAAAATTAGATGTCTATGCAAACGAAGTATTTATCCAGACGTTAATAAACCGTGAGATTGTCTGTGGTATTGCTTCTGAAGAAAACGACGATTTTATTACTGTTCAGGGGAGCGACAACAGTCATAATAATAAGTACGTGATCTTAATGGATCCGCTTGACGGATCTTCAAACATTGATGTGAATGTTTCTGTGGGAACTATTTTTTCTGTTTTCAGAAGAATTACACCAATAGGAACTCCGGTAACAAGCGAGGATTTTTTACAACCGGGAATCAATCAGGTGGCAGCAGGCTATGTAATTTATGGAACTTCGACTATGTTGGTTTATACTACAGGACATGGTGTAAATGGTTTTACACTGAATCCTGCAATTGGTACATTTTACCTTTCACACCCGAATATGAAATTTCCGGAAAAGGGAAATATTTATTCGGTTAACGAGGGCAATTATGTTCATTTTCCGCAAGGAGTAAAAAATTACATCAAGTATTGTCAGCGTGAAGAAGAGGACAGACCTTATACTTCAAGATATATTGGAAGTTTAGTTGCCGATTTTCATAGAAATATGATCAAAGGAGGAATTTACATTTATCCTACAAGTTCAAAAGCGCCAAAAGGAAAATTACGTTTATTATATGAATGTAATCCAATGGCTTTTATTGCAGAACAAGCTGGAGGAAAAGCTACAGATGGTTTTGGAAGAATTATGGAAATCCAGCCAACTGAACTTCATCAGAGAGTTCCGTTTTTCTGCGGAAGTCACAGTATGGTAGAAAAAGCAGAAGAGTTTATGGCTGCTGAATAA
- a CDS encoding nuclear transport factor 2 family protein: MRIETVTNAEIELLTAIKNADVLTLERILHDDLLFNLPDGNTITKEFDLNSYRSGKMKIEALEATDQVINIIGDSAVVTVVVSLKGTYDNNRIDGVLKYIRVWKQFDEELKVIAGSCIVLT; this comes from the coding sequence ATGAGAATAGAAACAGTTACAAATGCTGAAATAGAACTTTTAACCGCTATCAAAAATGCCGATGTTTTGACTTTAGAAAGAATACTGCATGATGATTTGCTTTTTAACTTACCAGATGGGAATACAATCACCAAAGAGTTTGATCTCAATTCTTATCGTTCTGGCAAAATGAAAATTGAAGCATTGGAAGCTACCGATCAGGTAATAAATATTATCGGTGATTCGGCTGTGGTTACCGTTGTTGTTTCGCTAAAAGGGACATATGATAATAATCGAATTGACGGTGTTTTAAAATATATAAGGGTTTGGAAACAATTTGATGAAGAGTTAAAAGTTATTGCCGGAAGTTGTATTGTTCTGACATAA
- a CDS encoding aspartate kinase — translation MRVFKFGGASVKDADGIKNVYDVLQKVGYEDVILVVSAMGKTTNALEVVIKNYFEKSTELNASVQEIKKYHNQILLDLFEDEKNEVFTAVTAQFSELEYFLAHNKSPNYNFVYDQVVSFGELISTTILSHYMNFRGIQTKWLDVRNFIKTDTTYRDAEVDWETTQQNISKNVPRKMLNITQGFLGADENNFTTTLGREGSDYTAGIFAYCLNAESVTIWKDVPGVMNADPRYFENASLLNQISYREAIELAFYGATVIHPKTLQPLQKKEIPLYVKSFINPLLKGTCVSKGVDLEPQYPCFIVKREQLLISLSSIDFSFIMEENISEIFGLFHEFKIKVNLIQNSAISFSVCVEDKFGNFPELNAILSKKFKVEFSENVTLYTIRHFTEEAAQTVETNKEVLLKQVSRETMQIVTKDLN, via the coding sequence ATGAGAGTATTTAAATTTGGAGGAGCGTCTGTAAAAGATGCAGATGGAATTAAAAACGTTTATGACGTTTTGCAAAAAGTAGGTTACGAAGATGTGATTTTGGTTGTTTCGGCAATGGGAAAAACCACAAATGCTCTTGAAGTTGTAATCAAGAATTATTTTGAAAAATCGACAGAGTTAAACGCATCTGTTCAGGAAATAAAAAAGTATCACAATCAAATATTATTAGATCTATTTGAGGATGAAAAAAATGAAGTTTTTACAGCTGTAACTGCTCAGTTTTCTGAATTAGAATATTTCCTGGCACACAATAAATCGCCAAACTATAACTTTGTTTACGATCAGGTAGTAAGTTTTGGAGAATTAATCTCTACAACGATCTTAAGTCATTATATGAATTTTAGAGGAATTCAGACCAAATGGCTTGACGTTCGTAATTTTATCAAAACAGACACAACCTATAGAGATGCCGAAGTAGATTGGGAAACTACTCAACAAAACATCAGTAAAAATGTACCACGCAAGATGCTAAACATTACGCAGGGTTTCCTTGGTGCCGATGAAAATAACTTCACTACAACTCTTGGTCGTGAAGGTTCTGATTATACTGCCGGAATTTTTGCATATTGCTTAAATGCCGAAAGTGTAACAATCTGGAAAGACGTACCCGGAGTTATGAATGCCGATCCGCGTTATTTTGAAAATGCAAGTTTACTGAATCAGATTTCTTATCGTGAAGCGATCGAACTGGCTTTTTACGGAGCAACTGTAATTCACCCAAAAACATTGCAGCCGCTACAGAAAAAAGAAATTCCGTTGTACGTAAAATCATTTATCAACCCATTATTAAAAGGAACATGTGTTTCTAAAGGAGTTGATTTGGAGCCTCAATATCCATGTTTCATTGTAAAAAGAGAGCAACTTTTAATTTCGCTTTCTTCAATTGATTTCTCTTTTATTATGGAAGAAAACATCAGTGAAATTTTTGGTTTGTTTCATGAATTCAAAATCAAAGTAAACTTAATTCAGAATTCTGCTATTAGTTTCTCTGTTTGTGTGGAAGATAAATTTGGAAATTTCCCTGAACTGAATGCTATTCTTTCGAAAAAATTCAAAGTAGAGTTCAGCGAAAATGTAACTTTATATACTATTCGTCACTTTACCGAAGAAGCTGCACAAACTGTTGAAACCAACAAAGAAGTTTTACTAAAACAAGTGAGCCGTGAAACTATGCAGATTGTGACTAAAGATTTAAATTAA
- a CDS encoding FAD-dependent oxidoreductase codes for MFDVLIIGGGVSGMSCALVLGSAKNKAFVSDKKIGIFTHQKNSSLQEAIFYNAYGITPGKLGSELLTESTQDLATAYPHIEQISNEKVIKIEGSYPLFTVITNKNSYQTKNIVVGIGSANTFDIEGLMQFIEPHKKALPEKQRIQLKNEDHKVSDGIYVIGTLAGWRSQLAIAAGSGAAVATDILTLWNNGTQTHSHDSIR; via the coding sequence ATGTTTGACGTTTTAATTATTGGCGGAGGTGTATCCGGAATGTCATGTGCGCTTGTTCTGGGATCTGCTAAAAACAAAGCTTTTGTATCCGATAAGAAAATCGGAATTTTTACACATCAAAAAAATTCTTCATTACAAGAAGCTATTTTCTACAATGCTTATGGCATAACTCCAGGTAAACTAGGCTCCGAATTACTCACAGAAAGCACACAGGATCTAGCCACTGCTTATCCTCATATTGAACAGATTTCAAATGAAAAAGTGATAAAAATCGAAGGCTCTTATCCTTTGTTTACTGTCATAACTAATAAAAACTCGTACCAAACAAAAAATATCGTTGTTGGAATTGGTTCTGCCAATACATTTGACATAGAAGGATTGATGCAATTTATCGAACCGCATAAAAAAGCACTTCCTGAGAAACAGCGTATTCAGCTTAAAAACGAAGATCACAAGGTTAGCGATGGCATTTATGTAATTGGAACTTTAGCAGGCTGGAGAAGTCAATTAGCGATCGCTGCAGGTAGTGGTGCTGCTGTTGCCACAGACATTCTTACTTTATGGAATAACGGCACGCAAACTCATTCGCACGATAGCATTCGATAA
- a CDS encoding TerB family tellurite resistance protein: MPFSELFDNEFKQRNRGHFSAIVRVAYADGKINDEEKAFLDKLASRLEISEQEYKEILKDPWSHDINPPYLYAQRLERLYDLARMVHIDHHLGDQQEVMLTRMGLALGFTPGNVNHIIRKALSLIDKKVDLDTFLFEMENMNK, from the coding sequence ATGCCATTTTCAGAATTATTTGACAACGAGTTCAAACAAAGAAACAGAGGACATTTCTCTGCTATTGTGCGTGTAGCTTATGCTGACGGAAAAATTAATGACGAAGAAAAAGCGTTTTTGGACAAACTAGCTTCAAGATTAGAAATTTCGGAACAAGAATACAAAGAAATCCTTAAAGATCCATGGAGTCATGATATCAATCCACCATATCTATATGCGCAACGTCTGGAGCGTTTATACGATTTGGCCAGAATGGTTCACATAGATCACCATTTAGGAGATCAGCAGGAAGTAATGTTAACCCGTATGGGATTAGCATTAGGTTTTACGCCTGGAAACGTAAATCATATCATCAGAAAAGCATTGTCTCTAATTGACAAAAAAGTAGATTTAGATACTTTCCTTTTCGAAATGGAAAATATGAATAAATAA
- a CDS encoding ribonucleotide-diphosphate reductase subunit beta yields MSQVEPILQENKNRFVIFPIKHHDIWEWYKKMEASFWTAEEIDLHQDLTDWNNKLSDDERYFIKHILAFFAASDGIVNENLAENFVNEVQYAEAKFFYGFQIMMENIHSETYSLLIDTYVKDEAEKAELFNALEVFPAIGKKAEWALKWIESDSFAERLIAFAAVEGIFFSGAFCSIYWLKKRGLMPGLTFSNELISRDEGVHCDFAVHLHNHHLVNKVPKDRIKEIIVDALNIEREFVTESLPVSLIGMNATLMTQYLEFVADRLLVELGCERVYGSANPFDFMDMISLQGKTNFFEKRVAEYQKSGVMNTDSDAQKISFDADF; encoded by the coding sequence ATGTCACAAGTCGAACCAATATTACAAGAAAACAAAAATCGTTTCGTTATTTTTCCTATCAAACACCATGATATTTGGGAATGGTATAAAAAAATGGAAGCTAGTTTCTGGACTGCTGAAGAAATTGATTTGCACCAGGATTTGACAGACTGGAATAATAAATTAAGTGACGACGAAAGATATTTCATTAAACATATTCTGGCATTCTTTGCGGCTTCTGATGGAATCGTAAACGAAAATCTTGCGGAGAATTTTGTTAACGAAGTTCAATATGCAGAAGCTAAATTTTTCTACGGTTTCCAGATCATGATGGAAAATATTCATAGTGAAACTTATTCTCTATTAATAGATACTTATGTTAAGGATGAAGCTGAAAAAGCAGAATTATTTAATGCTTTGGAAGTTTTTCCTGCAATTGGAAAAAAAGCAGAATGGGCTTTAAAATGGATCGAGTCAGATTCATTTGCTGAAAGACTTATTGCTTTTGCTGCAGTTGAAGGAATCTTTTTCTCAGGTGCTTTCTGTTCTATTTATTGGTTGAAAAAACGTGGATTAATGCCAGGTTTAACATTCTCTAATGAATTGATCTCTCGTGATGAAGGTGTACACTGTGATTTTGCAGTTCACTTACATAACCACCATTTGGTTAACAAAGTTCCAAAAGACAGAATTAAAGAAATCATCGTAGATGCTTTAAATATCGAAAGAGAGTTTGTAACAGAATCTCTTCCGGTAAGTTTAATCGGAATGAATGCGACTTTAATGACGCAATACTTAGAGTTTGTTGCAGACAGATTATTAGTAGAATTAGGTTGCGAGCGTGTGTATGGATCAGCGAATCCGTTTGATTTTATGGACATGATCTCTCTTCAGGGAAAAACTAATTTCTTTGAAAAACGTGTTGCCGAGTATCAAAAATCAGGTGTGATGAACACAGACAGCGATGCTCAGAAAATTTCATTTGATGCAGATTTTTAG
- a CDS encoding GNAT family N-acetyltransferase produces the protein MNIRKGNPQDMKSVLGLIQELAIFEKEPEAVVITEEDLIRDGFGEKPLFNVFVAEIENDENQKEIVGIALYYYRYSTWKGKTIHLEDLIVKEKMRGTGLGSALYAEIMKQGKRDNVRRIDWNVLDWNTPAVKFYENSGAKILEEWRVVQMDEAGINSFLEK, from the coding sequence ATGAATATTAGAAAAGGAAATCCTCAAGACATGAAATCGGTTTTAGGATTAATACAAGAGCTGGCAATATTCGAAAAAGAACCCGAGGCTGTAGTAATTACAGAAGAGGATTTAATACGTGATGGTTTTGGCGAAAAACCATTGTTTAATGTTTTTGTAGCAGAAATTGAAAATGATGAAAACCAAAAAGAAATAGTTGGAATAGCCTTATATTATTATCGGTATTCGACCTGGAAAGGAAAGACAATACACCTTGAAGATTTAATTGTAAAAGAAAAAATGCGAGGTACCGGTTTAGGATCGGCGCTTTATGCTGAAATCATGAAACAAGGCAAAAGAGACAACGTTCGAAGAATAGACTGGAATGTTCTGGATTGGAATACTCCGGCAGTTAAATTCTACGAGAACTCAGGCGCAAAAATTCTCGAAGAATGGAGAGTGGTTCAAATGGATGAAGCAGGGATTAATTCGTTCTTAGAAAAATAA
- a CDS encoding MarC family protein — MLEIDFKEIITVGMVLFAVIDIVGSIPIIVNLRAKVGHIESEKASIVAGLIMIVFLFVGEGLLNLIGIDVHSFAVAGSFVLFFLALEMILGIRIYRDEEPGSASIVPLAFPLIAGAGTMTTLLSLRSQFHTINIIIAIVLNIILVYIVLKSSKKIETLLGENGLGVVRKTFGVILLAIAVKLFAANVKGLFV, encoded by the coding sequence ATGTTAGAAATCGACTTTAAAGAAATTATCACTGTTGGAATGGTGCTTTTTGCTGTAATTGATATTGTAGGATCAATTCCGATTATAGTAAATTTAAGAGCAAAAGTTGGCCATATCGAATCTGAAAAAGCTTCTATTGTTGCCGGTTTAATAATGATTGTTTTTCTTTTTGTTGGAGAAGGTTTGCTTAACCTTATCGGGATTGATGTTCACTCATTTGCCGTTGCCGGTTCGTTTGTTTTATTCTTTCTGGCTCTGGAAATGATTTTAGGAATTCGAATTTATCGCGACGAAGAACCCGGATCTGCTTCTATTGTACCCTTAGCTTTTCCGTTGATTGCCGGAGCCGGGACAATGACCACTTTGTTATCGCTTCGTTCTCAATTTCACACCATTAACATTATTATTGCTATTGTACTGAACATTATATTGGTATATATTGTTTTAAAATCGTCTAAGAAAATAGAAACTTTATTAGGAGAAAACGGACTTGGCGTGGTTCGCAAGACATTTGGAGTCATCCTTTTAGCTATTGCTGTTAAATTATTCGCTGCTAATGTTAAAGGTTTGTTTGTCTAA